The following is a genomic window from Sulfitobacter pontiacus.
TCTCGCGCATCACTGCCGATGCGGGCGTGCGCAAGGTCAGCCACACCAACCGTCGCTTCCTGTCGTCCTACAAAGGCGCCGACGGGATCAAGACCGGCTACACCCGCGCCGCTGGCTTCAACCTCACCGCCTCGGCCGAACGGGGCAATGAACGCATTATCGTGACCGTCTTCGGCGGCACCTCCACCAGCGCGCGGAACGCTAAAGTGGCCGAGCTGATGGATCTGGGCTTCCGCCGCGCCCCCTCCAGCGCACCGCTGAAAAAACCCTCCAAACCTGCTTACGCCGATGTCGAAGATACGCCCGTTGCATCCGACGGGGCCGCGGGCAAGGTCATCCGCCTCGTGGGGGCCGTCACCACCTCCAAACGTCCCACATTGCGTCCGGGCCACCAGCCTCAGGTCGTGGTTGCCACCGCAGAGGTGCCCCAAGCGACCTCGCCGATCCTGAACTCGGACATCACCGCCGCGCTGAAAGAGGCGCAGAAAACCGCGCCGCCCGTCGTGGCAGAGGCCCCTGCCCCGACACCGGAACCCGCAGCAGAGGCGGAAACCCTGCTCGCCTCGGTCTCGGTCCGGCCCACGCTGCGCCCCTCGGCTGCCGCATCGCTGGTTGAAACCGCCGCGGTCAAACAGGTCACACCCAAAGCGCCCCCCGCCCCCGAGGTCATCACACGCGTGTCGACATCTGGTGGCCGTCACTGGGGCGTGAATGTGGGCCGCTATCCCAGCCGCTATGCCGCCGAGAAAGTGTTGCTGAAAACCGCATTGTCCGAAATCTCGACCCTCGACGGCAGCCTGCGCAAAGTCGTGCGTCGCCCGCAAGGGTTCGACGCCAACTTCCTTGGCATGACCCGCGAGACAGCCGATCTGGCCTGTCGCCGTCTGGTCGCCCGCAATGTGAACTGCTTTATGATCGGGCCAAGCTCTTAAGCTTGGCCTGCTCAGGTCGTCGCCTGTAGCAAGGTGCGCGTATAATCGGACTGCGGATTGTCATACAGCGTATCGACATCGCCATATTCGACCACATCCCCCCGCTTCATCACCATCACCTTATGCGACATCGCGCGCACGACCTTCAGGTCGTGGCTGATGAACAGATAGGCCAGCCCGTATTTGCGCTGCAGATTGCGCAGCAGGTCCACGATCTGCACCTGCACGGTCATATCCAGCGCCGAGGTCGGCTCGTCCAGCACCAGTAACTTGGGCCGCAGCACCATCGCCCGCGCAATCGCGATCCGCTGACGTTGCCCGCCGGAAAACTCGTGCGGATAGCGGTCCATCGTGGCCGGGTCCAAGCCCACCTCGATCATCACATCGCGTACCAGTTCGCGCGGATTGCGGTCGGGGTCCACCTTATGCACGCTCAGCCCTTCGGCGATGATCTGCATACAGGTCATCCGCGGCGACAGGCTGCCGAACGGATCCTGGAACACGATCTGCATATCCTTGCGCAACCGTCGCAACTGCCGCGTGGACCAACTGCGCACGTCCTGCCCCATAAAGCTGATCCCCCCTTCAGAGGAGATCAAGCGCATGATCGCCAGTGCCAGCGTCGTCTTGCCCGACCCGGATTCACCCACGATACCAAGGGTTTCCCCCGCGCGCACCGACAGCGACGCGTCGTTTACCGCCTTCACGTGATCCACCGTCTTGCGCATGAACCCCTTCTGGATCGGGAACCAGACCTTCAGATGATCGGTGCTGGCGATCACCTCGGCATCGGGGGCAACCGGGTCCGGTCGGCCCGACGGCTCCGCTCCCAAAAGCTTGATCGTATAGGGGTGCTGCGGGTTATCAAAAATCTCGTGCGTGGGGCCGTGTTCGACAATCTCGCCCTGTTTCATCACGCAGACGCGGTCGGCAATGCGGCGCACGATGCCCAGATCATGGGTGATGAACAGCAGGCCCATGCCCTCGCTGTCTTTCAGCTCTTTCAGCAGGTCGAGTATCTGCGCTTGAATGGTCACGTCCAAGGCCGTGGTCGGCTCATCCGCGATCAACACATCGGGCTTGTTGGCCAGCGCCATCGCGATCATCACCCGTTGCCGTTGCCCACCCGACAGCTGATGCGGGTAGGCACCCAACCGGCTTTCCGCATCCACGATCCCGACCTTGTCCAGCAGTTCAAGGATACGCGCCCGCGCCTCGGCCCCTGCCACGCCCTGATGCAGCGCCAGCGATTCCGCCAGCTGCTTTTCGATCGTATGCAGCGGGTTCAGCGAGGTCATCGGCTCTTGAAAGATAAAGCTGATGTCATTGCCACGCACCTTGCGCAGCAGCTTGTCGCTCGCCCCGACCATCTGCTGCCCGTCATACAACACCGACCCCGACACCTCGGCACTGTCGCCCAACAGCGATACGGTGCTCAGCGCCGATACGGATTTACCCGAGCCGGACTCCCCCACCAGCGCCACGGTCTCCCCGCGCTGCACGGCAAAGCTCACGCCCTTGACCGCATGGGTCAACGCGCCTTCCTGACGGAAGGAGACGCGCAGGTCATCCACTTGCAGCACCGCGGCGTTCTGGGTCGAAGGCGTCATGAGAACGTCTTTCTCGGGTCAAAGGCGTCGCGGATCCCTTCAAAGATAAAGATCAGCAGCGACAGCATGATGGCAAAGGTGAAGAACGCGGTGAACGCCAGCCAGGGCGCTTGCAGGTTCTGCTTGGCTTGCAACGTCAGCTCGCCCAGGGACGGGGCCGACGACGGCAAGCCGAAGCCCAGAAAATCAAGGATCGCAAGCGTGCTGATCGTGCCGGTGATGATAAACGGCAGCATCGTCAGCATCGCGACCATCGCATTGGGCAGCATGTGGCGGAACATGATCGTCATATTCCCCACCCCAAGCGCGCGCGCTGCGCGCACATATTCAAGGTTCCGCGCGCGCAGGAACTCGGCCCGCACCACACCCACCAGCGATGTCCAACTGAACAGCACCAGCAAGAACACCAGTAGCCAGAAACTGCGCCCCAGAATGGCGAACATGATAATGATCACATAAAGCGACGGGGTCGAGGTCCAGATCTCGATCACGCGCTGGAAGATCAGATCCGTCCAGCCGCCAAAGAACCCCTGCACCGCCCCCGCGATGATCCCGATCAACGATGCGGCCCCCGTCACAATCAGGGTAAAGATGATCGACAGCCGGAAGCCATGAATGACCCGCGCCAGCACGTCACGTTTGGTGCCATCGGTGCCCAGCAGGTTCTGCCCGTTCGGCGGCAGCGGGGCCGCGCCGGGCCGGTCCACGGCGGTGTCAAAGCTATAGGGGATGGGCGGCCAGATCGACCAGCCCGCCGAAATCGGCTCGCCCGCGACCTCGCCATCCTGCGCGTCCTCGATGATCCCCTCGGGGTCGTCCAGACAGTCGATCAACCCGCCCGAGGCGATCAGACATTGCACTTCGGGGTCGCGGTACACCGCTTCGGTCAGGAAATCGCCGCCGAATTCGGTCTCGGGGTAGAACTTGAAGATCGGCATGTAATAGTCGCCGCGATAGTTCACGAGGATCGGTTTGTCGTTGGCCACAAATTCAGCGAACAGCGAGATGCCAAACAGGATCGCGAAAATCCAAAGGCTCCAATAGGCGCGGCGGTTACGGGTAAAGTTACGCCAGCGGCGTTGGTTCAGCGGGGATAGCGCCATGGGGTTCAGCCCTCGCGTTTTTCAAAGTCGATGCGCGGGTCGACGACCACATACATCAGGTCAGACAGGATACCGACCAGCAGACCGATAAGGCCAAAGATGAACAGCGTCCCGAAGACGATCGGATAATCCCGCGCAACCGCCGCCTCGAACCCCAGACGGCCCAGCCCATCAAGGCTAAAGATCGTCTCGATGATCAGCGAGCCGCCAAAGAACACACCGATAAACACCGCTGGAAAGCCCGCGATCACGATCAGCATCGCGTTGCGGAAGACGTGGCCGTACAACACCTTACGCTCTGACAGCCCCTTGGCCCGCGCCGTGACGACATATTGCTTCTTGATCTCGTCGAGAAAG
Proteins encoded in this region:
- a CDS encoding ABC transporter permease; protein product: MALSPLNQRRWRNFTRNRRAYWSLWIFAILFGISLFAEFVANDKPILVNYRGDYYMPIFKFYPETEFGGDFLTEAVYRDPEVQCLIASGGLIDCLDDPEGIIEDAQDGEVAGEPISAGWSIWPPIPYSFDTAVDRPGAAPLPPNGQNLLGTDGTKRDVLARVIHGFRLSIIFTLIVTGAASLIGIIAGAVQGFFGGWTDLIFQRVIEIWTSTPSLYVIIIMFAILGRSFWLLVFLLVLFSWTSLVGVVRAEFLRARNLEYVRAARALGVGNMTIMFRHMLPNAMVAMLTMLPFIITGTISTLAILDFLGFGLPSSAPSLGELTLQAKQNLQAPWLAFTAFFTFAIMLSLLIFIFEGIRDAFDPRKTFS
- a CDS encoding D-alanyl-D-alanine carboxypeptidase family protein — translated: MRVRRVQPARYGLFILAAIWILLILPLSAMAAPYAAYVIDARTGEVLHSRNADTRLHPASLTKMMTLYIAFEAIKRGEISLDSKVKITSHAASEPPSKLGLKSGQTIALRYLIRAAAVKSANDAATAIGEAIEGSEAKFARRMNRTAKALGMTNTTFKNAHGLTESGHMSTAHDMTIMGRHLLYDHPEYYNLFSRITADAGVRKVSHTNRRFLSSYKGADGIKTGYTRAAGFNLTASAERGNERIIVTVFGGTSTSARNAKVAELMDLGFRRAPSSAPLKKPSKPAYADVEDTPVASDGAAGKVIRLVGAVTTSKRPTLRPGHQPQVVVATAEVPQATSPILNSDITAALKEAQKTAPPVVAEAPAPTPEPAAEAETLLASVSVRPTLRPSAAASLVETAAVKQVTPKAPPAPEVITRVSTSGGRHWGVNVGRYPSRYAAEKVLLKTALSEISTLDGSLRKVVRRPQGFDANFLGMTRETADLACRRLVARNVNCFMIGPSS
- a CDS encoding ABC transporter ATP-binding protein, whose product is MTPSTQNAAVLQVDDLRVSFRQEGALTHAVKGVSFAVQRGETVALVGESGSGKSVSALSTVSLLGDSAEVSGSVLYDGQQMVGASDKLLRKVRGNDISFIFQEPMTSLNPLHTIEKQLAESLALHQGVAGAEARARILELLDKVGIVDAESRLGAYPHQLSGGQRQRVMIAMALANKPDVLIADEPTTALDVTIQAQILDLLKELKDSEGMGLLFITHDLGIVRRIADRVCVMKQGEIVEHGPTHEIFDNPQHPYTIKLLGAEPSGRPDPVAPDAEVIASTDHLKVWFPIQKGFMRKTVDHVKAVNDASLSVRAGETLGIVGESGSGKTTLALAIMRLISSEGGISFMGQDVRSWSTRQLRRLRKDMQIVFQDPFGSLSPRMTCMQIIAEGLSVHKVDPDRNPRELVRDVMIEVGLDPATMDRYPHEFSGGQRQRIAIARAMVLRPKLLVLDEPTSALDMTVQVQIVDLLRNLQRKYGLAYLFISHDLKVVRAMSHKVMVMKRGDVVEYGDVDTLYDNPQSDYTRTLLQATT